AATAATACTACCATATATGTACATTGTATAACGGGGAACTAGAGAATATTAACATTTTCCGAGAGCTGACTGGCTGACAACTGACCTTTTCAAGCACACTTCGGCCGACGCTCCCACTAAGACCTTTTCCCATTTCGTAACCTCACTCCCTTTCCTACGAAACATCACATGGTTCTTCTCCCTATGAGACCTCGCCCCATAAATACCCCCCTACCACCCCTTTCCCTTCTCCATCTCCAGCAATCCTCTCCTCCTAAGTAGCAGTCCAAAATTTCGCCACCTCCCATCGATCTCTCCATCAACTTCTCTAGCTATCAATAtaattttggtggagagaaattGACAACATGGTTGTCGCCGATCTAATGGTTTCCACTGTTGCGGTGGAGAAGGCTTCCTCCTTTGCAGAAGATGATGGCCAGTTCTTACTCACCCCACTCcaagatggaaagaagaagaaaaagagaagctcATGCCATCAGACCAAATGCGAGCTTGTGGACTACCACTCGTTACCCAACTTCTTAAAGCACAACGAGTTCATCCTCAACTACTACCGTTCCGAATGGCCCTTAAAACAGACCATCCTCAGCATCTTCTCAATCCATAACGAGACCATTAACGTCTGGACGTAAGCTTCCCATCACCAACCTTATCTCAACTCACGCAAACTACGATCTATATAATTCCATGTTTCTCTATCTAACTGATTAATAATTTGTTCCTGTTTTCAGGCACTTGATTggattcttcctcttcctctctctcaccGCATTTACGGTGATGATGGTCCCAATGGACACAACTGTGTCCTCTCCAGCACCATTGCATTTGGCCAACCTTACGTCCACCACCAATGTTTCTGACCCTCTAAATCTCCACCACCATGGACTTGTCACCATGAGTTCTCTCCGCCAAGCCAACCTCACTAACAAAATCGAGACGGACCAGGCACGACAAATCACTACTCGATGGCCCTTCTATGCCTACCTTTGTGGTGCCATGTTTTGCCTCATAATGAGCAGTGCCTGCCACCTCCTCTCGTGCCATTCCGAGCACACGTGCTACGTCATGCTCCGCCTGGACTACGGTGGCATAACAGCCCTCATTGTCACCTCCTTCTACCCTCTTGTCTACTACTCCTTCATGTGTgatcccttcttccaaaccctctacATCAGCTTCATCACCGCCTTCGGTATAGCCGCCGTGCTGGTCTCACTCGTGCCGGTGTTCGAGACGCCGGAGTTCCGGTTTGTCCGGGCCGGGCTCTTCGTGTGCATGGGACTATCAGGATTGCTGCCGATCGTGCAC
This genomic window from Elaeis guineensis isolate ETL-2024a chromosome 13, EG11, whole genome shotgun sequence contains:
- the LOC105060948 gene encoding heptahelical transmembrane protein 4; the protein is MVVADLMVSTVAVEKASSFAEDDGQFLLTPLQDGKKKKKRSSCHQTKCELVDYHSLPNFLKHNEFILNYYRSEWPLKQTILSIFSIHNETINVWTHLIGFFLFLSLTAFTVMMVPMDTTVSSPAPLHLANLTSTTNVSDPLNLHHHGLVTMSSLRQANLTNKIETDQARQITTRWPFYAYLCGAMFCLIMSSACHLLSCHSEHTCYVMLRLDYGGITALIVTSFYPLVYYSFMCDPFFQTLYISFITAFGIAAVLVSLVPVFETPEFRFVRAGLFVCMGLSGLLPIVHKVMMFGDRPEAVLTTGYEMVMGAFYVLGVLVYATRIPERWMPGKFDLAGHSHQLFHVLVIAGAYTHYLAGLVYLRWRDLEGC